The nucleotide window GGTGCCATTAGTGGCTCGGCTGTGGTTGCGCTTATCGAGAAAAACCTCGACAATAATGCGCAGCAAATAGCGGACCTGAAAGCTTTTGTAAAAGGTATGAAGGCCGCAACCCAATTGTCTTAAAGTTGCCACCGGAGTAGTTAATGGCCCTGTTGTTAGAATATTTACCCATAATCGCTTTTTTTGTGTTTTACAAAATGGCCGATATTTACGTCGCTACCGGCGTGCTAATGGCAGGTACTGTGTTACAAATTCTGACGCTGAAGCTACTTAAGCAGCCAATAACGACTCGTCATTGGGTAATACTGGCTGTAGTAATGGTATTTGGAGCAGTAACACTGTTATTGCACGACGACTGGTTCATTAAAATGAAAGTATCCGTCGTTTACGTGGCCATAGCACTCATGCTTTTAGGCGGCTTGATATGGAAAAAACGCAGTCCAATTCAGGCTATGATGGGTAAAGATATAAAGCTGCCCGATACGGCCTGGTTCCGCTTAACCTACGCCTGGATCGTATTCTGTCTGGCACTGGCAGCAGTAAACCTTTACATTGCGGAATTCTGGAGCCAGGAGGCATGGGTTAACTTTAAAGTCTTTGGCATACTGGGTATTTCACTCGTATTCACAATTGGTACCGGATTCTATATGTACCATCACGCCATTGATGAGGAGCCCCAGGACTAATGTGGTTTGTTATTTTCGCGGAAGACCATGAGAATTCCCTCGAAGGTCGTAAGCAGGCGCGTCCTGCTCACCTTGAACGTTTAAAAGCCTTACAAAACGACGGCAGGCTGCTGGTTGCCGGTCCCTGCCCGGCTATTGCAGAGCTTGACCCAGGCGTACTGGGCTTTACCGGCTCAGTCGTTATCGCTGAATTTGATACTCAGGAAGAAGCGGAACGATGGGCCAACGACGACCCTTACTGGCAAGCCGGTGTTTATAAAAAAGCGACAGTGAAGCCATTTAATGCCGTTTTACCGAACTAGTCGGGTTAATCGATGACTATGAAGAGTGTCGAGCTCACCACCAATAATCGCTATCTGCACTGTGTCCGCTTTGAACCTGAATCGAGCCCTAAAGCCACTGTTGTTATAGCTGCGGCGTTAGGTGTAAAACAACGTTTTTATCAACCCATAGCTCGGTGGCTCAGCGAACAAGGTTACCGGGTCATTACTTTTGACTATTACGGTATTGGCCAGTCCGTTGATAAGCCGCTGAAACAAATTAAGTCCAACATTACCGAATGGGCCGAGCTCGATATTACTGCCGTGATTGACTACGCACAGTCCTGCCTAAGGGGAGAGCCCTTAATCTGGCTGGCACACAGCCTGGGCGGGCAAATTGTCGCCATGGCACATAACGCCAATAAGATAGATAAGATGATAACCATAGCCAGCGGTACCGGTTATTGGTTGAAAGCCAGTAAACAGGTTCGTTGGACATCGTGGTTACTCTGGTATTTTGCCGCACCTATTAGTACACCCATTGCCGGTTATTTCCCGGGTAAACGTTTAAATATGGTCGGCGATATGCCAGCGGCAGCCATGAAACAATGGAGTCGCTGGTGCCGCAGTAAGGACTACTTGTTTGATAACATCAGCACGGAACAAAAAGACCGATATAAAGTATTTTCGGCACCCATCAGCGCCTTTCATATTACTGACGACGAGTTGCTGCAACGATCCAATATCGAAAACCTGCTCGCGCACTACCCTAATGCACCCAAGGTATTGCAAGACCTGAATCCAGAAATGACCAAGAGCAAAGGTATTGGTCACTTCAACTTTTTTCGCAGCCAATTCAAAGAGTCTCTCTGGCGTGAAAGCTTGCTGGGCGCCCTGCAAGTCAATTAAAGTCATTATAAAATTAAAGCAATTAATAAGGACGCTTTGTAATGCACTACCAAATTGAACTGGCGTTATCTTTGCTTGCAGCCCTTGCTCTCGGTCTGATGATAGGCATTGAGCGCGGCTGGAGCGGCAGAGACAGTGATGACGGCACGCGTGTTGCCGGTGTGCGAACTTTCAGTTTAATAGGCCTTAGTGGCGGCGTTTTTGCCATTTTAGCTCAACAATGGGGCGTATGGCTTATCGTTACGGGGTTCGTTGTTGTAACCATACTCATTGCATCGTCTTATATCAGTCATAGCAAGCTCTCTGATGACGCGGGTATCACTACCGAATTCTCCATGCTGCTGACTTTTGCGCTGGCAATTTGGGCAGCCTCCGGCGACCCACTACCGGCGCTCAGTTGCGGGGCTGTCGTGGTTGCGCTTCTTGGCCATAAAAAGAGTCTGCACAAATTACTTAAGCGTATTTCACCAAAGACGTTTTACTCAGGTATCACTTTACTGCTGATATCTGTGGTTGTCCTGCCTTTGCTGCCAAATGAAGGGTACGGTCCCTGGCAGGCATTGAACCCCTACTGGCTATGGTGGATGGTCGTTTTAATTTCGGGTCTGTCTTTTATTGGCTACCTGTTTACCCAACTGTTGGGAGAGAGGCGCGGCACTTTAATCACCGCAATCGCCGGAGGCTTCGCATCATCCACCGCGGTTACCTTAACTATGGCTCGTTTTGCGAAAAAGAACTCTCAGAGCGTCATTTACGTCAGCGGCATGCTGCTCGCCTGTAGCATTATGTTCCCACGTGTTCTTATTGAGGTCTTTGTGGTTAACCGTGAACTTTTACCACTATTGTGGCCGCCTATTCTTCTTATGTTCACCGGGTTATTAGCTGTCATGGCACTCATGTATAGACAACAAAGACGCACGTCTCCGACCGAAACCGGAGAGATAACCATCAGTAACCCACTGCAACTAACCACCGCCATCCAATTTGGTATTTTATTAGCGGTTATTTTGTTATTGGCTGAGGGAATGAAAAACTGGTTTGGTGATGCCGGGATATACGGCCTTGCTATAATATCCGGTCTGATGGATGTTGACGCTATTACCTTGTCACTGTCACGCTCAGCTCAGAGTGAACTCTCGCGCCAGGTAGCCGCTACGGGAATTATCTTAGCCTGTGTCAGTAATACTCTGCTTAAAGGCATTATGTTCGCTTCTGTTGCCGGCATTAAACTGCACTATCGTTACGCTGTTTACATGATTTTAAGCGTTATTCCTGGCTTGCTTTACGCCTTTTGGCAGTTTTAATCATCACTAACGCAGGACAACCACTATGAAATCAGTTCCTGACTGGATATCACAACCGGACACACCTTATTTGCTCATCGATGAAGCTAAATTGAAGAGTAACATTAGCTATCTTAAGCAACGGGTCGAATCACTGGGCAGTAATTTACGCCCGCACTTGAAAACTCTGCGTACTCTGGAAGCGGCTGAATATCTACTCGATAATAAGAATGCTCCGGGCACGGTATCAACATTAGCTGAGGCAGAGGCCTACGCGAAGGCAGGTTATACCGATTTACTTTATGCTGTTGGCATAGCGCCGGCAAAACTGAGGCGAGTAGCCGCACTGAGGCAGCAAGGTATTAACCTTCATGTTCTGTTAGACAATATGACACAGGCGGAGGCGGTTATTGATTTTGCTGCTGAGTTCGGGCAAGACTTTTCCGTTTTTATTGAAATAGACAGCGATGACCACCGTGGCGGTATTAAACCTCAGGCTCCTCAACTAATCACTATCGCCAAAGCTTTAGGCTCACATTTTACCGGCTTAATGACCCATGCCGGGGGCTCATACGCCTGCAATACGGAACAAGGGTTAAAAAACTTCGCCAAACAAGAATGCGATGCCGTTCGAATGGCACGAGACAAGCTGAAAACCGCCGGTATTCGCTGCGCTATAACCAGCGTTGGTTCAACGCCGACAGCGCATTTTGGCGAGGACTTTAGTGACATAAGTGAAGTCAGAGCCGGCGTTTACACCACCTTTGATTTAGTGATGAAAAACATCGGTGTATGCGACTTTTCTGATATAGCCATGTCAGTGGTCACAACAGTCATTGGCCACAACAAAGAGAAGAATTGGCTGCTGACCGATAGCGGCTGGATGGCGCTATCGCGTGATCGCGGTACCGCTGGTCAGCGTCAGGACTTTGGCTACGGACAAGTGTGCAGAGCAGACGGTTCAGTGCTTAATGACCTTTGTGTTAACAGCACCTCGCAAGAGCACGGCGTTATAGAGTTAAACGACGCTTACCCATTAGAAGACTTCCCCGTTGGCGATCAGCTACGCATTTTGCCTAACCACGCCTGTGCTACGGCAGCTATGCATCCGGTTTACCATTTGCTAATGAGTGACGGCTCACATAACACCTGGCAACGCATTACGGGCTGGTAGTCCACTGCACAGCTTCTTAGCTGCCAGGTTACAAAGGGGAAAGCTACAAGCTTTCCCCTTCGTTTAAAATCACGATTTCAGCTGATGTTCCCATTCTCTCTACCATATTTAAAAACCGAGTTAGTGCGGAATGAGATGACAAGTCTCCCATTCCCCAGCTGGCGTTGCCGTAACCCCAGGGGATAAATACTTTGCAATTAAGATCAGCGGCTGCCGCCAGAGCATCTTCCGGAGTCAAGTGGACGTAGCGATACCATTCAGGCGACTCTTCACTGTAATAAGATGCTATCGGCAACAGACACACATCAATATCACCATAACGCTTATTAATTACTTTAAAGTGTTCTGAGTAGCCGGTATCTCCTGCGAAAAATAACGTCTTCCCCTTGTTTTCGATTAACCAGGCATTCCAGGAGTCTTTATTGTTATCTTCGTAAATAAATGGCACGAAAGTGCGGCTGCTAAAGTGATGAGCAGGCACAGCAGTCACCAGAGAGTCACCTATTTTCTTCGAAGAAAACCAACCGAGTTCAGTTATATTCGCCCCAATGGATGGAAAGTGAGCGGCCACATTTAAAGGCACTAAGTACTCCGGTTCAACTCCTATGGTTTCAATATCACTCTTATTAAAATGATCGTAATGAAGATGGGAATATAATACCGCATTAGTGACATCAATAAGCTCTGGATCTGGCTCCACATCGACTTCTCGCTGTTCACCCCCATCAAGCGAAAACAGCCAGTTAATTGGCCAATCAAAGTCATTAAATACCGGATCCGTTAAAAATGTTTCTCCGGTTGGGGTTTTAATGACAAAGGCTGCATGACCCAGCCATTTAACAGAGAAATCCGTCAGCCCGGGTAAAGCCTTCTTATTTCCAGTGTACTGACACAATCCGTCGCTACCGCACTGAATATCGCGACGAGGCTTATAGCAGTCTTGTTTACAGGTTAACGGATAGCTCTTCTTGCCCGCGTCCAGGTTTTTAAAGCGCCCGGTTTCCTCATTAGTTGGCTGAGGTTTCTCTTCTATTGTTGTTACAGAATTTGCGCTACATCCTGCTAATACCAGTGTTAGCAATGCCAAAGTATTTACTGATACTAAAATCCTAAACATTGACACCGGCATCTCACTTCTACAGTTTAATTAAAACAAAAAGGCTAATATCAATAAGCTAGAAGGTCACGCGTCAAATTGTTAAATTTTGTAACACTAAGGCATGAGTTCTGATATTACCTGATAACCTCAGTAGTCACTTTGATAACCCCTAAATCGAGATCAGCTATGTTATCGAAAGCGGAGCGTGACAAATCAATCACTCTGCCATCAATAAACGGCCCGCGGTCATTAATTTTGACCACGACGCTTTTATTGTTAGCAATATTGGTGACACGCACTTTGGTTCCGAACGGCAGTGTCCGGTGTGCAGCGGTGCTGGAAAAGTGGTTATAAGTCTCACCGCTTGCAGTTGTTCTAAATTGATACTTCATGGCGTAGTAGGAGGCTTTACCAGATTCTCTAGTAACAACTAAGTTTTGAGGGCTTTCAGCGGGAATAGAAGTACACCCGGTAAGCGCCAGCATAAAAATGCCAACGCCAAGGGTGAATTGTTTAAGTGGATACTGGTTTTTTGTTTTCATTTCTTAATTTTACTGAGTTCCGAAAACACTGTCCGTTAAGAAACCCAAAAGACGTGTAAAGAATTATACACTTACCTTAAAAGCTTCACGAACTGTCGGATACTCAAACTGAAAGCCATGATTGCGCAGTTTATCCGGCACCACAGCTTGCCCTTCAAGTAGCATCGACGACATTTCACCCAAGCCTAACTTAAGAACAAACGCCGGTACTCTCATAAAGTGAGGTTTATTCATTACCGATGCCAGGGTACGACTAAAAGCTTCGTTAGTCACAGGTCCTGGAGCCGTCATATTAACCGGTCCGGACAAATTATCGTGCTCCAACAGATACTCAATGGCTCGAATCATATCGTCCAGCTGGATCCAGGACATCATCTGATTGCCCTCACCCAACGGGCCGCCTAAACCAAACTTATAAGGCGGCAGCATTTTAGCTAAAGCCCCTTCACCTTTTGCCAAAACGACACCGGTACGCAGTAAAACCACACGAGTAGCCTCCTCCGCAGCCAGGGCTCGTCGCTCCCACCCCTGACACAAAGTGACCGCAAAGTCCTTATGTTCAGCGACATGGTCTTCATTAACCGGCTCCGCATCACGCGGGCCATAATAGCCAATGGCGGAGCCACTCAAAAAGGCTTTAGGTGGCTTTTCTGCTTTGTTAATCATGGCGGCGAGCTTTTCTGTAACCTGCCAACGACTGTCTTTTAAAGCTTGCTTACGGGAATCAGACCAACGTTTATCAGCAATACCTTCGCCCTGTAAGTTTATAATCGCATCAAACTGACCAATATCAGCAATCTCATCGACCGAAGACAGCAAAGTTACATTGTCGCCCAGCTTTTTTCTCGCCCCTTCTTTGTTGCGAGTGGTCACCGTAAACTGGTGCGTGTTCTGATACTTATGAATAAAAGCTGAGCCAATAAGCCCGGTTCCACCTGTCATTAAAATGTTCATCGGTCACCTCTTTTAAATTCCATCAGGCCAGCTTACGTATTAGCTGCGCCGTATTTCTCTGAATGAGCCGGTGGCAGGATAAACGACCTAAAACAGCCACCACAACAGCACCAAATACCGGTCCTAACAACCAAAGTTTCCAATGAATAACTGGCGTCATATTGAACACCTGGTTTTGCAATATAAATAGCGAGACTTCCATGGCTAAGGTTGCTATTAGCCCGCTAATTGCCCCAAGCACCAAAAACTCATAAGTAATACTGCGACTCAATAATTTACCCGGCGCTCCGAGCGTGCGCAGAATCACCAGTTCTTTCTGCCGTTCTTCCATACTGGCCTGCACCTGCGCAACCAGCACTAAAGCTCCGGCAATAATGACCAGCACCAGTACAAAAACAATGGCTAAACTGACCTGTCCAATCACTTCACGAATCTGATTAATCATAGCGTCCAGATCAATCAACGACGTTTGCGGAAAAGGTTTAAACAATTGGTACAATTCGTCTTTTCGGTCTTCACCTAACCTAAAGCTGGTGATGTAAGTTGCCGGAAAATCTTCCAGTGTCGAAGTGTTAAAGATCATGTAAAAGTTTGGCTGCAGGGTATTCCAGTCGGCTTTACGTAAACTGGTTACCGGCACAGTGAACTCTTCGCCACCTAAGTTAAAGCGTAGTTCATCACCCACTTTTATATCCAGTCGTTCGGATACATTTAGTTCAACCGAAACTTGAGGTTCAGCATTGTCTCCCCACCACTCACCGGCTGTAAGTTCATTGTTGGGTGGCAAAGTATCCCGCCAGGTCAGTGAAAGCTCCCGTCCTACGCCCTCGCGGCCTTCCGCTTCATTGTCGTCGCGATCTTCCTTGGTGACTTCGTCTAGCAGCTTCTCCCCATTAATATGGGTTAAACGCCCTGGTACAATAGGATACAGATCCGTCGACGGAATGTTCTCCCGCTCAAACATAGTCTGCATATCATCGACTTTATCTTCAGCGATATTAATAGCAAAATAGTTCGGTGCATCTTCCGGCAACTGACTTTTCCAGTCTTCCAGTAAGTCGTTACGCAAAACAATAACGAGCAAGAGCAGCATAATGGCCGTCGAAAAACTGAGCATCTGTACGCTATTGGCTGCGGCTCTTCGCTGAAGGCCAGCCATAGCCAAACGCCAGCTACTGCCTGCCTGCATACCGGCTTTGCGGCTGGCAGAAATAAACAATCGACCTAACCCAAGAAGTAGAACGGCAGCAACCGCACCACCTGCAAATAAGGCTGTCGACAACCACCACTGCTGGCTGTAAATAACCAACAGAGCATAAATGGTTCCGCCACTTAACACCCATTGCAGCCAGCGTACCGCGTTACCCGCCGTTAACTGACGGTGCAATACGCGCAGCGGCGGAATAGAGACCAGCCGGAATAAAGGATACAGAGTAAACATAACGGCGCTTATAACACCGGTGGCTCCGGCTAAAACATAAGGCTGCCAGCCCGCCTGAGGTAAAGTCGCATCCAGTTTCTGTGCGACCCACTCAATAACCAGATACTGAAGAGCCCAGCCAAGCGCCATACCGATGGCCACACTCGCAGCGGTTAATAGCAACAGGTGCAGCATAAAAATACGACGGATTTGCTGACGACTGGCACCTAAGGTCTTGAATATGGCGACCACATCGTAATTTCGCTGGCAATAACGCTGTGCTGCAACCGCAACGGCGGTTGCAGCCAGAACCACACCCAGCAGGCTTGCCAGCATCATAAAACGCTCAGCACGGTTCAGAGAACGCGACAACGGACTATTCCCGTCTTCAATACTACGCCAGCTGTGTGTATCGTCATTCAGGCGTGGTAAGAGCCATTCTTCGTAAGCATCAATATCGTTGTTATTACCAGCCATCAGCACATTAAAGCGCACCCGGCTACCTGGCTGGATCAAGCCGGTCTCTTCCAGCTGCGAATGGCGAATCAGTACATTTGGACTGTCAGTAAAAACTGAAAAGCCGACGTCAGGTTCATACGTAATGACCTTAGTGACTTTAAAGCTGCTGTTGCCGACTTCAATATCGTCGCCAATATCTAACTGCAGCGCCTGAAACAGCTGCGACGCCACCCAGGCTTCACCTTCTGCAGGGAGGCCCTCAGCAACATAACCCTGTCCAAAAGGTTGATCCGCTATTTCCAGCTCACCGCGTAGCGGATAACCGTTACTCACGGCTTTAATATCAACCAGGGTCATGTTTCCGTCAGCAAAAGCCATTGAATTAAAAACCACTTTCCAGGCCGTTTCCAACTGCATTTGACCGGCTTGTTCAAGCCATTCCTGCGGAATATCCCGTCTGGAGCTTAATACTCTGTCCGCTGCTAAAAATTCACTGCTACGTTCAGTAAGCCCGGCCTGCAGCCGATCACTGAATATCGATAACGACAATACCGCGGTAACCGATAATATAATGGCCAGTGCCATAATGGTCAGTTCGCCGCGTCTCAGCTCCTGCTTTAACAGACGAAATGAAATCTTATGCCACATTCTGAGCTGCCTCCGATAACTGCCCGGCGTCCATTTGCAACACGCGCTGACAGCGCTCTGCAAGTCGCTGATCGTGAGTGACCACAACGAGTGTGGTACCGTAATCCTTGTTTAAGTCGAAAAGCAATTCTTCAACTTTGCCGCCGGTTTTCGCATCAAGGTTACCGGTAGGTTCATCAGCAAACAGAATTTTGGGTTGTCCGACAAAGGCTCTGGCTATAGCGACTCGTTGTTGCTCACCGCCAGACAACTGGTTCGGGTAATGGTGCCAGCGATCTTCCAGCCCCACTTTTGCCAACAGTTCCCGGGCTTCTTTTTCTGCTCCCTTATGACCGGCCAGTTCCGCCGGCAGCATAACGTTCTCTAAGGCACTTAAGCTAGGTACCAGCAGGAACGACTGGAAAATGAAGCCGACTTTGTCTGCGCGAACTTTTGCCCGCTGCTCCTCATCCAATTCGCTTAATTTTTCGTTCTCTATAAGAACCTCTCCGGAGGATGCGAGGTCTAAACCCGCCAGTAGTGACAATAACGTCGACTTACCTGAACCGGAAGCGCCAACAATAGCTACGGTGTCACCGGCATTGATACTGGCGTTAATTGGCTGCAGAATCTGTAATGGACCCTCAGAGGTGTCTACGGTTTTTTCCAGTTGTTGAGCTTGAATGAGCATAAAATGAAAAACTTCCTTTTGAAAACGTGTTTATTTTTAGCGCTGTTGTTGGTTATACGCAGCGTTTCCGCAAATGTCTCACTTGTCGTTTTAGGTGACAGCTTAAGCGCCGGTTATGGGCTTTCTCAGGAACAAACCTGGGTTGCCGAGTTAGATCGCCGCTGGGAGAGCTCTCAC belongs to Idiomarina sp. PL1-037 and includes:
- a CDS encoding MBL fold metallo-hydrolase gives rise to the protein MFRILVSVNTLALLTLVLAGCSANSVTTIEEKPQPTNEETGRFKNLDAGKKSYPLTCKQDCYKPRRDIQCGSDGLCQYTGNKKALPGLTDFSVKWLGHAAFVIKTPTGETFLTDPVFNDFDWPINWLFSLDGGEQREVDVEPDPELIDVTNAVLYSHLHYDHFNKSDIETIGVEPEYLVPLNVAAHFPSIGANITELGWFSSKKIGDSLVTAVPAHHFSSRTFVPFIYEDNNKDSWNAWLIENKGKTLFFAGDTGYSEHFKVINKRYGDIDVCLLPIASYYSEESPEWYRYVHLTPEDALAAAADLNCKVFIPWGYGNASWGMGDLSSHSALTRFLNMVERMGTSAEIVILNEGESL
- a CDS encoding TIGR01777 family oxidoreductase — its product is MNILMTGGTGLIGSAFIHKYQNTHQFTVTTRNKEGARKKLGDNVTLLSSVDEIADIGQFDAIINLQGEGIADKRWSDSRKQALKDSRWQVTEKLAAMINKAEKPPKAFLSGSAIGYYGPRDAEPVNEDHVAEHKDFAVTLCQGWERRALAAEEATRVVLLRTGVVLAKGEGALAKMLPPYKFGLGGPLGEGNQMMSWIQLDDMIRAIEYLLEHDNLSGPVNMTAPGPVTNEAFSRTLASVMNKPHFMRVPAFVLKLGLGEMSSMLLEGQAVVPDKLRNHGFQFEYPTVREAFKVSV
- a CDS encoding YciI family protein; translation: MWFVIFAEDHENSLEGRKQARPAHLERLKALQNDGRLLVAGPCPAIAELDPGVLGFTGSVVIAEFDTQEEAERWANDDPYWQAGVYKKATVKPFNAVLPN
- a CDS encoding ABC transporter ATP-binding protein: MLIQAQQLEKTVDTSEGPLQILQPINASINAGDTVAIVGASGSGKSTLLSLLAGLDLASSGEVLIENEKLSELDEEQRAKVRADKVGFIFQSFLLVPSLSALENVMLPAELAGHKGAEKEARELLAKVGLEDRWHHYPNQLSGGEQQRVAIARAFVGQPKILFADEPTGNLDAKTGGKVEELLFDLNKDYGTTLVVVTHDQRLAERCQRVLQMDAGQLSEAAQNVA
- a CDS encoding MgtC/SapB family protein codes for the protein MHYQIELALSLLAALALGLMIGIERGWSGRDSDDGTRVAGVRTFSLIGLSGGVFAILAQQWGVWLIVTGFVVVTILIASSYISHSKLSDDAGITTEFSMLLTFALAIWAASGDPLPALSCGAVVVALLGHKKSLHKLLKRISPKTFYSGITLLLISVVVLPLLPNEGYGPWQALNPYWLWWMVVLISGLSFIGYLFTQLLGERRGTLITAIAGGFASSTAVTLTMARFAKKNSQSVIYVSGMLLACSIMFPRVLIEVFVVNRELLPLLWPPILLMFTGLLAVMALMYRQQRRTSPTETGEITISNPLQLTTAIQFGILLAVILLLAEGMKNWFGDAGIYGLAIISGLMDVDAITLSLSRSAQSELSRQVAATGIILACVSNTLLKGIMFASVAGIKLHYRYAVYMILSVIPGLLYAFWQF
- a CDS encoding DSD1 family PLP-dependent enzyme; translated protein: MKSVPDWISQPDTPYLLIDEAKLKSNISYLKQRVESLGSNLRPHLKTLRTLEAAEYLLDNKNAPGTVSTLAEAEAYAKAGYTDLLYAVGIAPAKLRRVAALRQQGINLHVLLDNMTQAEAVIDFAAEFGQDFSVFIEIDSDDHRGGIKPQAPQLITIAKALGSHFTGLMTHAGGSYACNTEQGLKNFAKQECDAVRMARDKLKTAGIRCAITSVGSTPTAHFGEDFSDISEVRAGVYTTFDLVMKNIGVCDFSDIAMSVVTTVIGHNKEKNWLLTDSGWMALSRDRGTAGQRQDFGYGQVCRADGSVLNDLCVNSTSQEHGVIELNDAYPLEDFPVGDQLRILPNHACATAAMHPVYHLLMSDGSHNTWQRITGW
- the ispZ gene encoding septation protein IspZ, translated to MALLLEYLPIIAFFVFYKMADIYVATGVLMAGTVLQILTLKLLKQPITTRHWVILAVVMVFGAVTLLLHDDWFIKMKVSVVYVAIALMLLGGLIWKKRSPIQAMMGKDIKLPDTAWFRLTYAWIVFCLALAAVNLYIAEFWSQEAWVNFKVFGILGISLVFTIGTGFYMYHHAIDEEPQD
- a CDS encoding ABC transporter permease, yielding MWHKISFRLLKQELRRGELTIMALAIILSVTAVLSLSIFSDRLQAGLTERSSEFLAADRVLSSRRDIPQEWLEQAGQMQLETAWKVVFNSMAFADGNMTLVDIKAVSNGYPLRGELEIADQPFGQGYVAEGLPAEGEAWVASQLFQALQLDIGDDIEVGNSSFKVTKVITYEPDVGFSVFTDSPNVLIRHSQLEETGLIQPGSRVRFNVLMAGNNNDIDAYEEWLLPRLNDDTHSWRSIEDGNSPLSRSLNRAERFMMLASLLGVVLAATAVAVAAQRYCQRNYDVVAIFKTLGASRQQIRRIFMLHLLLLTAASVAIGMALGWALQYLVIEWVAQKLDATLPQAGWQPYVLAGATGVISAVMFTLYPLFRLVSIPPLRVLHRQLTAGNAVRWLQWVLSGGTIYALLVIYSQQWWLSTALFAGGAVAAVLLLGLGRLFISASRKAGMQAGSSWRLAMAGLQRRAAANSVQMLSFSTAIMLLLLVIVLRNDLLEDWKSQLPEDAPNYFAINIAEDKVDDMQTMFERENIPSTDLYPIVPGRLTHINGEKLLDEVTKEDRDDNEAEGREGVGRELSLTWRDTLPPNNELTAGEWWGDNAEPQVSVELNVSERLDIKVGDELRFNLGGEEFTVPVTSLRKADWNTLQPNFYMIFNTSTLEDFPATYITSFRLGEDRKDELYQLFKPFPQTSLIDLDAMINQIREVIGQVSLAIVFVLVLVIIAGALVLVAQVQASMEERQKELVILRTLGAPGKLLSRSITYEFLVLGAISGLIATLAMEVSLFILQNQVFNMTPVIHWKLWLLGPVFGAVVVAVLGRLSCHRLIQRNTAQLIRKLA
- a CDS encoding alpha/beta fold hydrolase — its product is MTMKSVELTTNNRYLHCVRFEPESSPKATVVIAAALGVKQRFYQPIARWLSEQGYRVITFDYYGIGQSVDKPLKQIKSNITEWAELDITAVIDYAQSCLRGEPLIWLAHSLGGQIVAMAHNANKIDKMITIASGTGYWLKASKQVRWTSWLLWYFAAPISTPIAGYFPGKRLNMVGDMPAAAMKQWSRWCRSKDYLFDNISTEQKDRYKVFSAPISAFHITDDELLQRSNIENLLAHYPNAPKVLQDLNPEMTKSKGIGHFNFFRSQFKESLWRESLLGALQVN
- a CDS encoding septal ring lytic transglycosylase RlpA family protein, yielding MKTKNQYPLKQFTLGVGIFMLALTGCTSIPAESPQNLVVTRESGKASYYAMKYQFRTTASGETYNHFSSTAAHRTLPFGTKVRVTNIANNKSVVVKINDRGPFIDGRVIDLSRSAFDNIADLDLGVIKVTTEVIR